One window of Carassius auratus strain Wakin unplaced genomic scaffold, ASM336829v1 scaf_tig00012264, whole genome shotgun sequence genomic DNA carries:
- the LOC113073480 gene encoding long-chain-fatty-acid--CoA ligase 4-like, producing the protein MDPSTLLLFPVHAVVWLYSLLSFLPWYFLTGAQEKKSLAKRLKSRSTTGQAEGPYRSVDRFDSLVTEDFPGKDTLDKLFDYAVERFGKADCLGTREVLSEENETQPSGKVFKKLILGDYKWISYEEMDVQISQFGSGLAALGQQPKSTIAIFCETRAEWMITAQTCFRHNFPLVTFYATLGEEAVAFGLNECGVTHLVTSVELLETKLKDVLSQIPNLRHIIYVDRKSISTAGYPQGVHIHSMHSVQELGAKPENLRRPVVKPVPSDLAVIMYTSGSTGRPKGVMIVHSNLIGGMAGQCERIPGLGSKDTYIAYLPLAHVLEMTAEISCVTYGCRIGYSSPQTLSDQSTKIKKGSKGDCTVLKPSLMAAVPEIMDRINKNVMSKVQEMNCVQRTLFKLAYDYKLEQIKRGYDAPLCNILFKKVRSLLGGNVRMMLSGGAPLSPATQRFMNICFCCPVGQGYGLTETCGAGTITEVADYSTGRVGAPLICCEIKLKDWAEGGYTKHDKPHPRGEILIGGPNVTMGYYRSEGCINEDFFVDENGQQWFCTGDIGEMHPDGCLQIVDRKKDLVKLQAGDYVSLGKVESALKNCSLVDNICAYANSDQNYVISFIVPNQKKLTALARQKGIEGTWEEICNHPVMEREVLREIKEVAISIKLQRFEIPVMVHLSPEPWTPETGLVTDAFKLKRKELKNHYLNDIERMYGHK; encoded by the exons ATGGACCCGAGTACACTTCTCTTGTTCCCAGTACATGCAGTAGTATGGCTCTACTCACTCTTGAGCTTTCTCCCATGGTACTTCCTGACTGGAGCCCAGGAAAAGAAATCCTTGGCAAAGAGGCTCAAATCCAGGTCAACGACGGGTCAGGCTGAAGGACCGTATCGATCCGTGGATCGCTTCGACTCCCTGGTCACGGAGGACTTTCCTGGGAAAGACACCCTTGATAAGCTGTTTGACTATGCGGTGGAGCGCTTCGGTAAAGCTGACTGCCTGGGAACCAGAGAAGTTCTGAGCGAAGAAAATGAGACTCAGCCGAGTGGGAAGGTCTTCAAAAAG TTGATTCTTGGTGATTATAAATGGATATCCTATGAGGAGATGGACGTTCAGATCAGTCAGTTTGGGAGCGGACTGGCAGCACTAGGCCAACAGCCAAAAAGCACCATCGCTATTTTCTGTGAGACAAGGGCAGAGTGGATGATCACGGCTCAGACCTGCTTTAGACACAATTTCCCAT TGGTCACCTTTTATGCAACTCTGGGAGAAGAGGCAGTGGCTTTCGGATTGAATGAGTGTGGAGTTACACACCTGGTCACCAGTGTCGAACTGCTGGAAACTAAACTGAAG GATGTTCTTTCTCAAATCCCCAATCTGAGGCACATCATCTATGTGGACAGGAAGAGCATCAGCACAGCGGGGTATCCACAGGGCGTCCACATCCACAGCATGCACTCTGTGCAAGAGCTGGGAGCCAAGCCAGAAAACT TGAGAAGACCCGTAGTGAAGCCCGTCCCATCAGACCTCGCTGTTATCATGTACACCAGCGGCTCCACCGGTAGACCTAAAGGGGTGATGATTGTTCACAGTAACCTGATCGGGGGCATGGCAGGCCAGTGCGAGAGGATACCTGGATTGGG CTCAAAGGACACATATATTGCCTATCTGCCTCTTGCTCATGTGCTGGAAATGACGGCTGAGATCTCTTGTGTGACGTACGGCTGCAGAATCGGCTATTCCTCACCACAAACACTGTCTGATCAG TCCACCAAAATTAAGAAAGGAAGTAAAGGTGACTGCACCGTGCTCAAACCTTCTCTAATGGCGGCCGTACCC GAAATAATGGACCGGATCAATAAGAACGTCATGAGTAAAGTGCAGGAGATGAACTGCGTGCAGAGAACCCTGTTCAAACTGGCCTACGACTACAAGCTCGAGCAGATCAAGAGGGGTTATGATGCACCTCTGTGCAACAT TTTGTTTAAGAAAGTCAGATCTCTGCTGGGTGGAAACGTGCGGATGATGCTGTCCGGAGGAGCCCCTCTGTCTCCTGCCACTCAGCGCTTCATGAACATCTGCTTCTGCTGTCCTGTTGGTCAGGGATACGGTCTTACTGAGACCTGCGGAGCGGGAACTATAACCGAGG TTGCTGACTATAGCACAGGACGAGTAGGAGCTCCTCTGATCTGCTGTGAGATCAAACTCAAAGACTGGGCAGAAG GAGGCTATACGAAGCATGACAAGCCCCATCCGCGTGGTGAGATCCTCATCGGAGGTCCTAACGTGACCATGGGCTACTACAGGAGTGAAGGCTGTATCAACGAGGACTTCTTTGTGGATGAGAACGGCCAGCAGTGGTTCTGCACTGGTGATATCGGAGAAATGCACCCTGACGGCTGTCTTCAGATTGTTG ATCGCAAGAAGGACCTTGTGAAACTCCAAGCTGGAGACTACGTCTCTTTAGGAAAAGTTGAGTCCGCTCTGAAGAACTGCTCTCTCGTTGACAACATCTGTGCTTACGCAAACAG TGACCAGAACTACGTTATCAGCTTCATTGTTCCTAATCAGAAGAAGCTGACCGCTCTTGCCAGGCAGAAGGGCATTGAAGGCACGTGGGAAGAGATCTGCAACCACCCGGTTATGGAAAGGGAAGTTCTGAGAGAAATTAAAGAAGTTGCAATTTCAA TTAAACTCCAGCGCTTTGAAATACCAGTTATGGTCCACCTGAGTCCGGAGCCTTGGACCCCTGAAACGGGTCTGGTGACGGACGCATTCAAACTCAAGAGGAAGGAGCTCAAGAACCACTATCTCAACGACATCGAAAGAATGTATGGCCACAAGTAG
- the LOC113073484 gene encoding 26S proteasome non-ATPase regulatory subunit 10-like isoform X2, translating into MEGRVSNVEICNLAYTGKFEELKKCVFSDSSLATKTDQDSRTALHWACSAGHVAVVKFLLDLGVDVDLKDDACWTPLHIAASAGREEIVRSLISKGAQLNAVNQNGCTPLHYAASKNLYEIAQILLENGADPNATDKLKSTPLHRASAKGNYRLIQLLLKESASTNIQDSEGNTPLHLACDEERTEAAKLLVEHGASIYIENKETMTPLQVAKGGLGSVLKRIVEG; encoded by the exons ATGGAGGGAAGAGTCTCAAATGTAGAAATCTGTAATTTAGCTTATACTGGAAAGTTTGAAGAACTTAAAAAATGCGTGTTTTCTGACAGCTCACTAGCGACCAAAACAGACCAG GACAGCAGGACTGCTCTGCATTGGGCTTGTTCAGCTGGACATGTGGCTGTCGTGAAGTTTCTGCTGGATCTTGGAGTAGATGTGGATCTCAAAGATGAT GCATGTTGGACTCCACTTCATATAGCAGCATCTGCTGGGAGAGAAGAAATTGTCAGATCTTTAATATCCAAAGGAGCTCAGCTGAACGCTGTGAACCAGAATGGTTGCACCCCACTGCACTACGCAGCATCCAAAAACCTATATGAG ATAGCCCAGATTTTGCTGGAAAATGGAGCAGATCCTAATGCAACAGATAAACTGAAATCCACACCTCTACACAGAGCATCTGCCAAGGGCAACTACAGACTCATTCAGCTTCTTTTAAAAGAGAGTGCTTCTACCAACATTCAGGACTCCGAAGGAAACACACCACT TCATCTTGCATGTGACGAGGAGCGAACAGAGGCTGCAAAACTCCTTGTGGAACATGGTGCCAGCATCTACATTGAGAACAAGGAAACGATGACGCCTCTACAAGTGGCTAAAGGTGGCTTGGGATCGGTGTTGAAACGGATCGTAGAGGGTTGA
- the LOC113073484 gene encoding 26S proteasome non-ATPase regulatory subunit 10-like isoform X1: MEGRVSNVEICNLAYTGKFEELKKCVFSDSSLATKTDQDSRTALHWACSAGHVAVVKFLLDLGVDVDLKDDACWTPLHIAASAGREEIVRSLISKGAQLNAVNQNGCTPLHYAASKNLYEIAQILLENGADPNATDKLKSTPLHRASAKGNYRLIQLLLKESASTNIQDSEGNTPLHLACDEERTEAAKLLVEHGASIYIENKETMTPLQVAKGGLGSVLKRIVEG; this comes from the exons ATGGAGGGAAGAGTCTCAAATGTAGAAATCTGTAATTTAGCTTATACTGGAAAGTTTGAAGAACTTAAAAAATGCGTGTTTTCTGACAGCTCACTAGCGACCAAAACAGACCAG GACAGCAGGACTGCTCTGCATTGGGCTTGTTCAGCTGGACATGTGGCTGTCGTGAAGTTTCTGCTGGATCTTGGAGTAGATGTGGATCTCAAAGATGAT GCATGTTGGACTCCACTTCATATAGCAGCATCTGCTGGGAGAGAAGAAATTGTCAGATCTTTAATATCCAAAGGAGCTCAGCTGAACGCTGTGAACCAGAATGGTTGCACCCCACTGCACTACGCAGCATCCAAAAACCTATATGAG ATAGCCCAGATTTTGCTGGAAAATGGAGCAGATCCTAATGCAACCGATAAACTGAAATCCACACCTCTACACAGAGCATCTGCCAAGGGCAACTACAGACTCATTCAGCTTCTTTTAAAAGAGAGTGCTTCTACCAACATTCAGGACTCCGAAGGAAACACACCACT TCATCTTGCATGTGACGAGGAGCGAACAGAGGCTGCAAAACTCCTTGTGGAACATGGTGCCAGCATCTACATTGAGAACAAGGAAACGATGACGCCTCTACAAGTGGCTAAAGGTGGCTTGGGATCGGTGTTGAAACGGATCGTAGAGGGTTGA
- the LOC113073486 gene encoding E3 ubiquitin-protein ligase XIAP-like isoform X2 — MAQSSQDGEIVADDGWSSMNNRVNSFQRFPHSDEFSAERLARAGFYFTGQADRVCCFSCHATVEDWNQGDTPLNRHQQASPNCTFLSCAHGLRVSNFIQSPDYDEEAEAREFQLRTGEVLDQTIYPSKPYMKSEEARLNTFGNWPASAPVQPEDLAAAGMYYLGTEDIVECFCCGQKLAGWEPGDDAWGEHAKHYPNCFFILGHDVGNVPLQTPRPRLNGQRTSVETFEGRLESFRDRQHPIDPERLARAGFYSTGEQDQVLCFRCGGGLKTWRPEEDPWEEHARHYPGCSFLQEEKGEEYVNSVQLRYPKGDHSRSSQNGFTSDEHKDPMTKLEKLQREKLCKVCMDSDIDIVFIPCGHLVTCQKCSKSLNKCPICCAAITQKIKTYNA, encoded by the exons ATGGCCCAGTCAAGTCAAGATGGAGAAATTGTTGCTGATGATGGATGGTCATCCATGAATAATCGTGTGAATTCCTTCCAGCGCTTCCCCCATTCTGATGAATTTTCAGCCGAGCGGCTGGCCAGGGCAGGCTTTTATTTTACAGGTCAGGCGGACAGGGTGTGCTGTTTCAGCTGCCATGCGACAGTGGAGGACTGGAACCAAGGGGACACCCCACTGAACAGACATCAGCAAGCATCTCCCAACTGCACGTTCCTCAGCTGTGCTCATGGCTTGAGAGTCTCCAACTTCATTCAAAGCCCTGATTACGATGAAGAGGCCGAAGCCAGGGAGTTCCAGCTCCGCACGGGAGAGGTGCTGGATCAGACCATTTATCCCAGTAAGCCATACATGAAGAGTGAGGAAGCTCGGCTGAATACTTTCGGTAACTGGCCTGCAAGCGCTCCAGTCCAGCCTGAAGACCTGGCAGCAGCAGGAATGTATTACTTGGGCACAGAAGACATTGTGGAGTGCTTCTGTTGTGGGCAGAAGCTGGCAGGATGGGAGCCAGGTGACGATGCCTGGGGTGAACATGCAAAGCACTACCCAAACTGCTTCTTTATCTTGGGCCACGATGTGGGCAATGTTCCGCTGCAAACACCTAGACCCAGGCTGAATGGGCAAAGAACCTCTGTGGAGACTTTTGAGGGGCGTCTTGAAAGCTTCAGAGACAGACAACATCCCATAGACCCTGAGAGACTGGCAAGAGCCGGTTTCTACAGCACAG GAGAACAGGACCAGGTGCTCTGCTTTCGATGTGGAGGAGGACTGAAGACCTGGAGGCCTGAAGAAGACCCTTGGGAGGAGCATGCCAGGCACTATCCAGG CTGCAGTTTCCTTCAGGAAGAAAAAGGAGAAGAATATGTCAACAGTGTGCAGCTGAGATATCCAAAAGGAGACCATTCA AGATCAAGTCAGAATGGCTTTACAAGTGATGAGCATA AGGACCCCATGACGAAACTTGAGAAACTCCAGAGGGAGAAGCTGTGTAAAGTCTGCATGGACAGTGACATTGACATTGTCTTCATTCCCTGTGGACACCTGGTCACCTGTCAGAAGTGTTCAAAATCCCTGAACAAGTGTCCCATCTGTTGTGCCGCCATCACGCAGAAGATAAAGACATACAATGCCTGA
- the LOC113073486 gene encoding baculoviral IAP repeat-containing protein 8-like isoform X1 encodes MAQSSQDGEIVADDGWSSMNNRVNSFQRFPHSDEFSAERLARAGFYFTGQADRVCCFSCHATVEDWNQGDTPLNRHQQASPNCTFLSCAHGLRVSNFIQSPDYDEEAEAREFQLRTGEVLDQTIYPSKPYMKSEEARLNTFGNWPASAPVQPEDLAAAGMYYLGTEDIVECFCCGQKLAGWEPGDDAWGEHAKHYPNCFFILGHDVGNVPLQTPRPRLNGQRTSVETFEGRLESFRDRQHPIDPERLARAGFYSTGEQDQVLCFRCGGGLKTWRPEEDPWEEHARHYPGCSFLQEEKGEEYVNSVQLRYPKGDHSRSSQNGFTSDEHIAQKVPQSEIAEKAVEMGFDRTIVDLTILQKLRQNTNGYTSVEALIEDISAQESVCTMPEKSEDPMTKLEKLQREKLCKVCMDSDIDIVFIPCGHLVTCQKCSKSLNKCPICCAAITQKIKTYNA; translated from the exons ATGGCCCAGTCAAGTCAAGATGGAGAAATTGTTGCTGATGATGGATGGTCATCCATGAATAATCGTGTGAATTCCTTCCAGCGCTTCCCCCATTCTGATGAATTTTCAGCCGAGCGGCTGGCCAGGGCAGGCTTTTATTTTACAGGTCAGGCGGACAGGGTGTGCTGTTTCAGCTGCCATGCGACAGTGGAGGACTGGAACCAAGGGGACACCCCACTGAACAGACATCAGCAAGCATCTCCCAACTGCACGTTCCTCAGCTGTGCTCATGGCTTGAGAGTCTCCAACTTCATTCAAAGCCCTGATTACGATGAAGAGGCCGAAGCCAGGGAGTTCCAGCTCCGCACGGGAGAGGTGCTGGATCAGACCATTTATCCCAGTAAGCCATACATGAAGAGTGAGGAAGCTCGGCTGAATACTTTCGGTAACTGGCCTGCAAGCGCTCCAGTCCAGCCTGAAGACCTGGCAGCAGCAGGAATGTATTACTTGGGCACAGAAGACATTGTGGAGTGCTTCTGTTGTGGGCAGAAGCTGGCAGGATGGGAGCCAGGTGACGATGCCTGGGGTGAACATGCAAAGCACTACCCAAACTGCTTCTTTATCTTGGGCCACGATGTGGGCAATGTTCCGCTGCAAACACCTAGACCCAGGCTGAATGGGCAAAGAACCTCTGTGGAGACTTTTGAGGGGCGTCTTGAAAGCTTCAGAGACAGACAACATCCCATAGACCCTGAGAGACTGGCAAGAGCCGGTTTCTACAGCACAG GAGAACAGGACCAGGTGCTCTGCTTTCGATGTGGAGGAGGACTGAAGACCTGGAGGCCTGAAGAAGACCCTTGGGAGGAGCATGCCAGGCACTATCCAGG CTGCAGTTTCCTTCAGGAAGAAAAAGGAGAAGAATATGTCAACAGTGTGCAGCTGAGATATCCAAAAGGAGACCATTCA AGATCAAGTCAGAATGGCTTTACAAGTGATGAGCATA TTGCTCAGAAAGTCCCGCAGTCAGAGATTGCAGAAAAAGCTGTAGAAATGGGTTTTGATCGAACCATAGTGGATCTCACAATTCTGCAGAAATTACGTCAGAACACCAATGGTTATACTTCAGTAGAAGCACTTATTGAAGACATCAGTGCACAGGAAAGTGTCTGTACCATGCCTGAGAAATCTG AGGACCCCATGACGAAACTTGAGAAACTCCAGAGGGAGAAGCTGTGTAAAGTCTGCATGGACAGTGACATTGACATTGTCTTCATTCCCTGTGGACACCTGGTCACCTGTCAGAAGTGTTCAAAATCCCTGAACAAGTGTCCCATCTGTTGTGCCGCCATCACGCAGAAGATAAAGACATACAATGCCTGA